In Bacteroides coprosuis DSM 18011, the following are encoded in one genomic region:
- a CDS encoding ribonuclease R (COGs: COG0557 Exoribonuclease R~InterProIPR001900:IPR022967:IPR013223:IPR003029:IPR 011805:IPR004476~KEGG: bfs:BF4357 putative exoribonuclease~PFAM: Ribonuclease II/R; Ribonuclease B, N-terminal OB domain; Ribosomal protein S1, RNA-binding domain~SMART: Ribonuclease II/R; RNA-binding domain, S1~SPTR: Ribonuclease R;~TIGRFAM: Ribonuclease R, bacterial; Ribonuclease II/ribonuclease R, bacteria~IMG reference gene:2504105978~PFAM: Ribonuclease B OB domain; RNB domain; S1 RNA binding domain~TIGRFAM: ribonuclease R; VacB and RNase II family 3'-5' exoribonucleases), which produces MAKKSKKGNKKRLNKKELTNLLVNLFEAKSREKLSFKYICSELRLTTHPSKMLCKDILSNMIGDEYVIESARGKFSLNQRGVEIVGIFQRKSNGKNSFLPEDGGDPIFIAERNSAHAMNNDKVRIAFYAKRKNHESEGEVIEILERANDTFVGTLEVSKSYAFLVTENRTLANDIFIPADKLKNGQTGDKAVVKVIEWPDKAKNPIGEVLDILGKAGNNDTEMHAILAEFGLPYSYPKEVELFADKISAEIPKDEIEKREDFRNIATFTIDPKDAKDFDDALSIRQLKNGNWEVGVHIADVTHYVQEGDIIDQEAEKRATSIYLVDRTIPMLPERLCNFICSLRPNEEKLAFSVIFELDEAGEVKHSHVAHTVIKSDRRFTYEEAQAIIESKEGEYATEILMLNHLAQELRKLRFSDGALNFERVEVKFEIDEKGKPISVYFKESKEANKLIEEFMLLANRTVAEKVGKVGHNKKAKVLPYRIHDLPDPDKLDNLSQFIARFGYKIRTSGSKSTVAHSLNVLLEDIQGKKEANLIETISIRAMQKARYSTHNIGHYGLAFDYYTHFTSPIRRYPDMMVHRLITRYMDGGSDVSEDKYEDLCDHCSNMELIASNAERASIKYKQVEFMGERLGNEYDGVISGVTEWGLYVELNENKCEGMIPIRDLGDDYYEFDEKNYCLIGRRTHKVYSLGDPIRIKVARANLEKKQLDFALVEKDSSSDDNK; this is translated from the coding sequence ATGGCAAAAAAAAGTAAAAAGGGAAACAAGAAACGATTAAATAAAAAAGAATTAACCAATCTATTGGTTAATCTTTTTGAAGCTAAGTCTAGAGAGAAGCTTTCCTTTAAATATATCTGCTCGGAATTAAGACTAACCACTCATCCTTCGAAGATGCTATGCAAAGATATTCTTAGTAATATGATTGGAGATGAGTATGTTATTGAATCTGCACGTGGGAAGTTTTCTTTAAATCAAAGAGGTGTAGAAATAGTGGGTATCTTCCAACGCAAAAGCAATGGAAAAAACTCATTCCTTCCTGAAGATGGTGGAGATCCAATTTTTATTGCAGAAAGAAACTCTGCCCATGCCATGAATAATGATAAAGTACGCATTGCCTTCTACGCAAAACGTAAAAATCATGAATCTGAGGGTGAAGTAATTGAAATATTAGAAAGAGCAAATGATACATTTGTAGGGACACTTGAGGTTTCTAAATCTTATGCCTTCCTTGTTACAGAAAATAGAACTTTAGCTAATGACATTTTTATCCCAGCTGATAAACTTAAAAATGGGCAAACAGGAGATAAAGCTGTAGTTAAAGTTATAGAATGGCCTGATAAAGCAAAAAACCCAATCGGCGAAGTGTTGGATATCCTTGGAAAAGCAGGAAACAATGACACTGAAATGCACGCAATCTTAGCAGAGTTTGGTTTACCTTATTCCTATCCTAAAGAAGTAGAGCTGTTTGCTGACAAAATATCTGCTGAAATTCCTAAAGATGAAATAGAGAAAAGAGAAGACTTCAGAAACATTGCCACCTTTACTATTGACCCTAAAGATGCTAAAGATTTTGATGATGCTTTATCTATTCGCCAACTTAAAAATGGGAACTGGGAAGTAGGTGTTCATATTGCAGATGTAACACACTATGTTCAAGAAGGAGATATCATAGACCAAGAAGCAGAAAAAAGAGCTACATCTATTTATTTGGTAGATAGAACTATACCTATGCTACCTGAGCGCTTATGCAATTTTATATGCTCACTAAGACCTAATGAAGAGAAATTAGCTTTCTCCGTAATTTTTGAGTTGGATGAAGCTGGAGAGGTTAAGCATTCTCATGTTGCTCATACTGTAATAAAGTCCGACAGAAGATTTACTTATGAAGAAGCTCAAGCAATCATAGAAAGTAAAGAAGGTGAATATGCTACAGAAATACTAATGCTCAATCACCTCGCTCAAGAACTTCGTAAACTAAGATTCAGTGATGGAGCCTTAAACTTTGAACGAGTTGAGGTGAAGTTTGAAATTGATGAAAAAGGAAAACCTATTAGTGTCTATTTTAAAGAATCAAAAGAGGCAAACAAGCTTATTGAGGAGTTTATGCTGTTAGCTAATCGTACAGTAGCAGAAAAGGTTGGAAAAGTAGGACACAATAAAAAAGCGAAAGTATTGCCATATAGAATTCACGACTTACCTGACCCTGATAAGCTGGATAACCTTTCACAGTTTATAGCACGCTTTGGATACAAAATTAGAACATCTGGTTCAAAGAGTACAGTCGCACACTCATTAAATGTCTTATTAGAAGATATTCAAGGCAAAAAAGAAGCTAATCTAATAGAAACAATTTCAATAAGAGCAATGCAAAAAGCACGCTATTCTACACATAACATAGGACATTATGGATTAGCGTTTGATTATTATACGCATTTTACATCTCCTATCCGTCGTTACCCCGATATGATGGTACATCGACTAATCACGAGATATATGGATGGAGGAAGTGATGTTTCAGAAGACAAGTATGAAGACTTATGTGACCACTGCTCAAATATGGAACTAATTGCTTCCAATGCCGAAAGAGCTTCTATTAAGTATAAACAAGTAGAGTTTATGGGAGAGAGACTTGGAAATGAATACGATGGAGTTATTTCTGGTGTTACGGAATGGGGACTGTATGTGGAACTCAATGAAAACAAATGTGAAGGTATGATTCCTATTCGTGATTTAGGAGACGACTACTATGAGTTTGATGAAAAGAATTATTGCTTAATAGGCAGACGTACACACAAAGTATATTCTTTAGGCGATCCTATTCGTATCAAAGTAGCAAGAGCAAATCTAGAAAAGAAACAACTTGATTTTGCTTTAGTAGAAAAAGACTCATCATCTGACGATAACAAATGA
- a CDS encoding putative 5-nitroimadazole antibiotic resistance protein (COGs: COG3467 flavin-nucleotide-binding protein~KEGG: bfs:BF4361 putative 5-nitroimadazole antibiotic resistance protein~SPTR: 5-nitroimidazole antibiotic resistance protein;~IMG reference gene:2504105979~PFAM: Pyridoxamine 5'-phosphate oxidase), which produces MKTVQIDNKEQVENIISSCCICYVGLIDTDNTPYVIPMNFGYKDGVVYLHSAPDGHLVDCIYKNSKICITFNLGQELVFQHPKVACSYRMRSKSVVCKGKVNFIEDLQEKEEILNVIMAKYVPDKAFSYSEPALKNVKVWEIPLDKVSAKEFAAPHGKPKIIYGNSSVNIVSDHSNK; this is translated from the coding sequence ATGAAAACAGTGCAAATAGATAATAAAGAGCAAGTTGAGAACATCATCTCTTCTTGCTGTATTTGCTATGTAGGCCTGATCGATACGGATAATACTCCATACGTTATCCCTATGAACTTCGGATACAAAGATGGGGTAGTTTATTTACACTCAGCACCCGATGGACATCTTGTCGATTGTATTTACAAAAACTCAAAAATATGCATAACGTTTAATTTAGGACAAGAGTTAGTGTTTCAGCATCCCAAAGTAGCTTGTAGCTATCGAATGAGGTCTAAAAGTGTAGTATGCAAAGGAAAGGTAAACTTTATTGAAGATTTACAAGAGAAAGAAGAAATACTAAATGTTATTATGGCAAAATATGTTCCAGACAAAGCCTTTTCTTACTCTGAGCCAGCTCTAAAAAATGTAAAAGTATGGGAAATACCTCTAGATAAAGTCTCTGCAAAAGAATTTGCAGCACCCCATGGAAAGCCTAAAATAATTTATGGCAATTCATCTGTAAACATAGTTTCTGATCATTCAAATAAATGA
- a CDS encoding cysteine synthase A (COGs: COG0031 Cysteine synthase~InterPro IPR001926:IPR005856:IPR005859~KEGG: bfs:BF4362 putative cysteine synthase~PFAM: Pyridoxal phosphate-dependent enzyme, beta subunit~PRIAM: Cysteine synthase~SPTR: Cysteine synthase;~TIGRFAM: Cysteine synthase A; Cysteine synthase K/M~IMG reference gene:2504105980~PFAM: Pyridoxal-phosphate dependent enzyme~TIGRFAM: cysteine synthase A; cysteine synthases) gives MKKIVKKLTDLIGSTPMLELASYNETKNLEATLIAKLEYFNPAGSVKDRIALAMVEDAESKGFLKQGGTIIEPTSGNTGVGLAFVSSVKGYRLILTMPDSMSVERRNLLKALGAELVLTPGAEGMKGAINKAEALKEEINGSIILQQFENPANPAIHIKTTGQEIWNDTDGKVDIFVAGVGTGGTVSGVGEALKKHNPKVKIVAVEPASSPILSGGKPGPHKIQGIGANFIPKTYNAKVVDEVMKIENDDAIRTSRELSKKEGLLVGISSGAAVAAATQLAKRPENKGKMIVVLLPDTGERYLSTDLYAFETYPL, from the coding sequence ATGAAAAAGATTGTAAAAAAATTAACTGATTTAATAGGCTCAACTCCAATGTTAGAGCTTGCAAGCTATAATGAAACCAAAAATCTAGAAGCAACTTTAATTGCTAAGCTAGAGTATTTTAACCCAGCTGGTAGTGTTAAAGATCGTATAGCACTAGCTATGGTTGAGGATGCCGAATCTAAAGGTTTTCTAAAGCAAGGAGGAACTATCATTGAACCCACAAGTGGAAATACGGGTGTAGGTTTAGCTTTTGTTTCTTCCGTGAAAGGGTATCGTTTAATTTTGACTATGCCCGATTCTATGAGTGTTGAACGTAGAAACCTATTGAAAGCATTGGGTGCAGAATTAGTATTAACTCCTGGGGCTGAAGGCATGAAAGGGGCTATAAATAAAGCAGAAGCTTTAAAAGAAGAAATTAATGGTTCTATAATACTACAACAGTTTGAAAATCCTGCAAATCCAGCTATACATATTAAGACTACAGGTCAGGAAATATGGAATGATACAGATGGAAAAGTAGATATTTTTGTTGCAGGCGTCGGAACTGGTGGCACGGTTAGTGGAGTTGGAGAGGCTCTAAAAAAACATAATCCTAAAGTGAAAATTGTAGCAGTTGAACCAGCTAGTTCACCAATTTTATCAGGAGGAAAACCAGGACCTCATAAGATACAAGGTATTGGAGCGAACTTTATACCTAAAACATATAATGCAAAAGTTGTAGATGAGGTGATGAAAATAGAAAATGATGATGCGATCCGTACAAGTAGAGAACTCTCTAAAAAAGAAGGGCTTTTAGTGGGTATCTCTTCTGGAGCAGCTGTAGCAGCAGCTACCCAGTTAGCTAAACGTCCCGAGAATAAAGGTAAAATGATTGTTGTCTTACTGCCAGATACGGGGGAGCGCTATTTATCCACTGATTTATATGCTTTTGAAACATATCCATTGTAA
- a CDS encoding Serine O-acetyltransferase (COGs: COG1045 Serine acetyltransferase~InterPro IPR001451~KEGG: bfs:BF0099 putative serine acetyltransferase~PFAM: Bacterial transferase hexapeptide repeat~PRIAM: Serine O-acetyltransferase~SPTR: Serine acetyltransferase;~IMG reference gene:2504105981~TIGRFAM: serine O-acetyltransferase) → MNPLDHTHHLTDSIDKLSRSESYQELFHQQRDGELLPSSKELDTIVELARTILFPGYYGNSSINSRTIEYHIGVNVEKLYELLTEQIFAGLCFVRTHEDDDCREIKRNEAAKHAIHFIGKLPELRHTLATDVKAAYDGDPAAVSIGEVILCYPAIKAICNYRIAHELLSIGVPLIPRMITEMAHSETGIDIHPGARIGKYFTIDHGTGVVIGATTIIGHHVKLYQGVTLGAKSFPLDENGQPIKGIDRHPIIEDNVIIYSNATILGRITIGEGAVIGGNIWVTEDVPQGERIVQRKARK, encoded by the coding sequence ATGAACCCTTTAGACCACACACATCACTTGACTGACTCTATCGACAAGTTATCAAGGAGTGAATCTTATCAAGAACTTTTTCATCAACAGAGAGATGGAGAACTATTGCCTTCTTCTAAAGAATTAGATACCATAGTAGAGTTAGCTCGTACTATCCTTTTTCCTGGTTATTATGGAAACTCTAGTATCAATAGTAGAACTATTGAATATCACATTGGTGTCAATGTAGAAAAGCTCTATGAGCTTTTAACAGAACAAATATTTGCTGGATTATGTTTTGTACGCACCCACGAAGATGATGACTGTCGAGAAATTAAGCGTAATGAGGCAGCGAAACATGCCATCCACTTTATAGGTAAACTACCCGAGTTAAGACACACATTAGCAACTGACGTTAAAGCTGCTTACGACGGGGATCCTGCTGCTGTTAGCATTGGAGAGGTTATATTGTGCTATCCTGCGATTAAAGCTATTTGTAATTACAGAATAGCCCATGAATTACTTTCAATAGGCGTACCTCTTATACCTAGAATGATAACCGAGATGGCTCATAGTGAAACAGGCATAGACATACATCCTGGCGCACGCATTGGAAAGTACTTCACGATAGACCATGGCACAGGAGTAGTAATTGGAGCTACAACAATTATAGGACATCATGTCAAATTATACCAAGGAGTTACTCTTGGTGCTAAAAGTTTCCCTTTAGATGAAAATGGACAACCCATCAAGGGCATAGATCGCCATCCAATTATAGAAGATAACGTAATAATATATTCTAATGCGACAATTCTTGGTCGCATAACCATAGGAGAAGGAGCCGTAATTGGTGGAAACATATGGGTCACTGAAGATGTTCCACAAGGAGAACGTATCGTTCAGAGAAAAGCAAGAAAGTAA
- a CDS encoding rRNA (guanine-N(2)-)-methyltransferase (COGs: COG0116 N6-adenine-specific DNA methylase~InterPro IPR004114:IPR000241~KEGG: bfs:BF0098 putative methylase~PFAM: Putative RNA methylase; THUMP~PRIAM: rRNA (guanine-N(2)-)-methyltransferase~SMART: THUMP~SPTR: Putative uncharacterized protein;~IMG reference gene:2504105982~PFAM: Putative RNA methylase family UPF0020; THUMP domain), whose translation MSKHFPMIAKTFQGLEEVLAQELTELGANDVEIGRRMVSFSGDKEMMYKANFCLRTAIRILKPIKQFNASNADEVYEAVKAIDWEEFLDVNKTFAVDSVVFSNEFRHSKFVSYKVKDAIVDHFREKTGKRPSVRIHRPEISLNIHIAETKCTLSLDSSGESLHRRGYRQEAVEAPLNEVLAAGIILQTGWNGECDLIDPMSGSGTIPIEAALIARNIYPGVFRKEFAFERWSDFDQEMFERIYNDDSQEKEFGHKIYAYDNSPSAIDIATHNIKAAGVSKDIILKLHPIQRFEQPEEKAIIITNPPYGERISTDDLLGLYNTIGERLKHAFKGNTAWILSYREECFNQIGLKPTSKTPLYNGALECEVRKYEIFDGKLKDFKEDQNQAGYSDQSFKKESFRRSDDRKSRDRKPFRSDRRERDNERVSSFTRKEKEFRPRRDDSDRDDNRSKFSKGGKTFKAPRRDRDDSQEGFKRDRIGDKEMYRQHYERTKEINRNIEESNSEN comes from the coding sequence ATGAGTAAACATTTTCCAATGATTGCTAAAACCTTCCAGGGATTGGAAGAGGTTTTAGCTCAAGAACTAACTGAGTTAGGAGCTAATGATGTAGAGATTGGTCGCCGAATGGTATCATTCTCTGGAGACAAAGAGATGATGTACAAAGCAAACTTCTGCTTACGTACAGCAATTCGTATCTTAAAACCAATTAAACAATTTAATGCAAGTAATGCTGATGAAGTATACGAAGCAGTAAAAGCAATTGATTGGGAAGAATTCTTAGATGTAAATAAAACCTTTGCTGTAGACTCTGTCGTTTTCAGCAATGAATTTAGACATTCAAAATTTGTTTCATATAAAGTAAAGGATGCCATTGTCGATCACTTTCGTGAAAAAACAGGTAAGCGCCCATCTGTACGTATTCACCGTCCAGAAATTTCTTTAAATATCCACATTGCAGAAACCAAGTGTACTCTATCTTTAGATTCTTCTGGTGAATCACTTCATAGAAGAGGCTATAGACAAGAAGCTGTTGAAGCTCCTCTCAATGAAGTTTTAGCTGCAGGGATTATCCTTCAAACAGGTTGGAATGGAGAATGTGACCTAATTGATCCTATGTCGGGCTCTGGTACTATTCCTATTGAAGCTGCATTAATTGCTAGAAATATCTATCCAGGTGTATTCAGAAAAGAATTTGCATTTGAAAGATGGAGTGACTTCGATCAAGAAATGTTTGAGAGAATTTATAATGACGACAGTCAAGAAAAGGAGTTTGGACATAAAATTTATGCTTATGACAATAGTCCTTCAGCTATAGATATTGCTACACACAATATCAAAGCTGCTGGAGTTTCAAAAGACATTATTCTTAAACTCCACCCTATCCAACGATTTGAACAACCTGAAGAAAAAGCAATTATTATTACAAACCCTCCTTATGGAGAACGTATTTCTACTGATGACTTATTGGGATTGTACAATACGATAGGAGAAAGATTGAAACATGCATTTAAGGGTAACACAGCTTGGATTTTATCTTATCGAGAAGAATGCTTCAACCAAATTGGCTTAAAACCAACGTCTAAAACACCTTTATACAACGGAGCTCTAGAGTGTGAAGTTCGTAAATATGAAATCTTCGATGGCAAACTAAAAGATTTTAAAGAAGACCAGAACCAAGCAGGATACTCTGATCAATCATTTAAAAAGGAAAGCTTTAGAAGAAGTGATGACAGAAAATCACGTGATCGCAAACCTTTTAGAAGTGATAGAAGAGAAAGAGATAATGAAAGAGTTTCTAGTTTTACTCGCAAAGAAAAAGAGTTTAGGCCTAGAAGAGATGACTCTGACAGAGATGATAACAGATCCAAATTTTCTAAAGGTGGTAAAACTTTCAAGGCTCCAAGAAGAGATAGGGATGACTCACAAGAAGGTTTTAAAAGAGATCGCATAGGAGACAAGGAAATGTATCGTCAACATTACGAAAGAACAAAAGAAATAAATCGCAATATTGAAGAATCAAACTCTGAGAACTAG